GAATTAAAGAGAAGGTCCTGACGAAGAAAATGTTAGAGGTTGGGAAGTTGTTCAAGAATGTTTGAGTATTATAGTAACCCATTATGAACTAAGAAATAGGCCACAAACTTTGTGGGAATGGGCACGAAGTTTGATAACCATGGCCAGGCAATACAATGGAAAGTACTTTTGTGAAATTCTAACTGCTATTGGAGAGGCTAATAGCAGAGAATTTCTAATTGCTTTAGTCAAAGAAggaaatgaaacgcaaaaatgGACTTCGGAAAACTTGATAGAGTTACTGTTACAATGTTCAGAACAAGAAGGACGATATCCTACAGATGAAACTCGCAGCTGTATTCCTTTTGGATTTTGGTTCCAGTTACAGGATGATACTGCTACTCTCGATGAACCTTATGAGAGTTGTGCTTTACAGGCTCTAAAACCCATTTATGTGAGACTAGTTCAAGCATTATTACGAAAATCAGTGCTTCCTTCTTCTCCGAGTGAAGCAGGAGATGCAGATGAACAGGAACTCTTCAGGTGTTATAGACAGGATGTTGCGGATACCTTAGATTATTGTTATAGAGTATTGAGACAGGATTTATTAGTACTTCTTGGACAAAGATTAAGTCAAACGGTGGATGGTTTGGAAAAGTGGACAGATGTGGAATCAACGCTGCATGCTTTTGGAGCTTTGGCAAACTGTACTGGTATAGAAGAGTCACATTACATTCCTGCTCTGATGGATTTGGTTCTCACTCAAATTCCATATGATCTCTATCCTGGAGAggtaaattattttgtactaAAATAGTACATAATGAAGTTATATGTTGAAATCTAGCAAGTAATCtacagaaaataattaaattattatatttactagatatttaagaatttatttaacattttcagATATTAGCGTGCGCGTGTTCTACGATGGGATCGTACGCCGACTGGATAGGGGAACATCCGGATCCCTGGCTAGAAAGAGTATTGCAAATTGTAACCTTAGGTTTAACCAGAGGTCCAGTCACAGCACCCCTTGCTAGCATGGCTTTGAAGGACCTGGCAAGAGAATGTGGACAACATTTGACGCCTTTCGCACCGTCTATTCTTAACACAATCGAGCAAACACTTCCAAACGTTGCACCCGGTGGCGCGGAAGGTTTGCGACTGATGTATGCTGCCGGCAAATTATTAAACACTTTATCCACTGTTGAGGAGCAATTAGCCCACCTCGATGCTACGTTAGGTTTATGCATAATAAAGATACGAGAATTGTTGAAGCAACCATTATTTGTGGCACGCTTCGCGGTAACAAAACAATTAAATATGGTTAGTATGTTCTTTTCTACGCTAAAAGGATTTATCGGAAAAGTTGTACTAGATGGACTACTACCAATATTTAATCAAATTGTTGGGCATCCTGAGTGGGGTCAGGATAATTCTACGCTAGAAGAGATGTACCTTTGCGCAAAGAAGTCTCTAACATCGTTATTGCACCCAGAAGTGGAAGCCCGACCTCTTCTTCCGATCTTGGCTGGCTCGTACAAAACGTGGCCCCACCCTGCTGCGTTGAATCTTTTCCGACAACTTGTACTGTTATTTGGACGAGATCCTGATAATGTCATAGGGCCCATTTTTGCGGAATTGAGTTCGGTAACGTTAAGCGGCATTAGAGCTTGTAGATCCGTGCACGGTAATTTGTCCGACTGGGCGGAACTGATGGAAGCTTACCTTGGACTATTGACTCAAATTTGTAGGAAGAATACTAGGATGTTGTTGCAAATCCCAGACCAAATTCCTGAAATGTTACAATGTGGTAAGCCTtagctttttctttttaaagtatATTTCAATGGCATGGTATGCTCGATGTCTCTTACAGGAATCGATTGCTTAACGTTACCGGAAACTAAAACAGTTAAAGCAGCTGGGTATTTTCTTACTCATGCTATTAAGCAGAGTCCACATTTGCAAACGTTTATTCAACCAATCGGCCAAGAACTCGTTTCTGTGATTTTGCAATGCGTGGGTACGTAAATCCTCTTTCATCATATGTAGGCATGatctttgaaataataattctgAAATTGAAACATACTGCTATAATTAGGTGGAGTGGTATCACGGAATAATTTAGAACCTCATGCGGAAATTCTGTTAGCATTGAACAAAACGTATGTGGAATGGATGGCACCGTGGCTTCGTGTCGCATTCGAAAAGCACTCAGAACAATTCCCGGTCTCGCAAGCACAAAAGGTAGCTTTTATGCGTATTGTTCTGCGGGAACGACAGAGCATAGGGCGAATGTGCGACATTATAAACGATTTCATTCTTCAAAATTTGACTTCGGCACAAAGTTGGAGTATAATGCCATGTCagcaataagaaagaaaaatggtaaCTAAAAAAACTCATTGCATTAATGAGAATACTCGATATGAAATTGTCTACGTATTAAGTGCTCCAtactatgtaaaatattttctccgcgaataaaattaatcaggGTACTGTTTATCTTTTGTataatgaataattttaaataaagactGAGATGATGGTAAACATGAAGGATAAACAGATGTATGTTGTATAACGCATCGTTTTTATTCTTTCTCAGTGATCAGTacgttttaaaaatttacaaacaaacTCGTACAGTTTTAAGTGATCAACAAAATATAAAACCCACAAAAATAACTGATCATATATATAGTGAtcgattataattaaaatattttattttttccccacttTTCTTAAATCTAAATTAAATGATCACATTTCGTGGCTGCATCTAGCCGATATACTAATGTACATCAAACATTATAATTTCTATAGTACTCAATACTGTTCTCCACACAACCTCAAATCATACGTATAAAAATCAATTCAATCTTACAATTAACGTATCCTTAAACGTACTTTTATACAGTATAACGAGCCAATATCCTTACAAAAGAAATCTAAAATAACGCTACTTACAAACTGAGTATTATGGAATCTTTTATTACAATGCATATTAAAGAAGTGTTTGAGAGATGAAGATAAATATGTATCAACATTTCGTATTGTTTTCATGTGCCGTCGTGTCAAATGTCTTTAAGTAGACTCCTTACTGTGATTTGTTTCCTCTGTTTGAGACGATATACCAAATTTCGCAGCAACTCGCGATTTCTTAGGCATCATTATGTTTTGTGTGTTTTGTACTTGGCGTGAACTACTTTGTGCAGATTTTTGTTTCTCAGTAATCGTGGCGACGGTGTCAACTTTCTGCAcgagaacaaaaatttataacaattataTTTCAAGAAAGTGCCGCAATTACAATTGTACCCAAAAAATGGTATTTACAAACCTTAGTAGGCAATTCCTTTTTTTCCTGTTGTACTACTGGCTGAAGATTGTCTTTGGCACATTGATTAGTTTCCTTGGTGTCACTCTGCTTAGCAgtgatatttctatttttcttttgtgcTTGCAGTGGAACAAAAGACGTACTATTCTTTACTTCAGACTTTGATACATTTTGAGTTAGTTTCGGTTGAGGCTGAAACTTATGCTGATTATTCTGCTCAGACACTTGTTGATACCCTGAATTGTGTTGCACTTTTAGGGACCACTGGAGATAATGTTGATGTGGTTGAGGCTTTGCAGGTTGAAAGGGTACTCCTGGTGGCTGTACATTTTGCAACCAAGAATTATTTTGTCGGATAGAAAACCAATGCAATGGAGGTGGCAGAAATGTTTTCATATTTGGTAGTACGTGGACCAAATTTAATTCCTAAttttaaaaaaggaaaagaactaTACATCATTAAGAAAGGAAAATACAATGAAACCTGCTAAAATTTTAACCTTCAATTACCTTATAAACTTTCTCAGCAGCACTCCCTGCTGCTTGTTCATGATTTACACAAGG
The Ptiloglossa arizonensis isolate GNS036 chromosome 12, iyPtiAriz1_principal, whole genome shotgun sequence DNA segment above includes these coding regions:
- the Cdm gene encoding importin-13-like protein cdm isoform X1, with amino-acid sequence MDYTTVVEQAVRQFYAEGNNEVHSWLLRVQASPEAWTFVWELLDPSKSWEVQFFAATTLHAKISKQWDEVPKNEYPALQERLLNIMKQPNTPKFVLSKLCQALAGFVANASIVENEEKDKNIVDELMRMLPYDSLPMLELLLRTLSVLPVKYERRFKAKRSKVPRTLVNGWYRTTWLLQQVFSMCNPNSQGSDNALHLLAMECALSWLKVNEFPLDATGQIYPHLLIAAAYYAPSREGPDEENVRGWEVVQECLSIIVTHYELRNRPQTLWEWARSLITMARQYNGKYFCEILTAIGEANSREFLIALVKEGNETQKWTSENLIELLLQCSEQEGRYPTDETRSCIPFGFWFQLQDDTATLDEPYESCALQALKPIYVRLVQALLRKSVLPSSPSEAGDADEQELFRCYRQDVADTLDYCYRVLRQDLLVLLGQRLSQTVDGLEKWTDVESTLHAFGALANCTGIEESHYIPALMDLVLTQIPYDLYPGEILACACSTMGSYADWIGEHPDPWLERVLQIVTLGLTRGPVTAPLASMALKDLARECGQHLTPFAPSILNTIEQTLPNVAPGGAEGLRLMYAAGKLLNTLSTVEEQLAHLDATLGLCIIKIRELLKQPLFVARFAVTKQLNMVSMFFSTLKGFIGKVVLDGLLPIFNQIVGHPEWGQDNSTLEEMYLCAKKSLTSLLHPEVEARPLLPILAGSYKTWPHPAALNLFRQLVLLFGRDPDNVIGPIFAELSSVTLSGIRACRSVHGNLSDWAELMEAYLGLLTQICRKNTRMLLQIPDQIPEMLQCGIDCLTLPETKTVKAAGYFLTHAIKQSPHLQTFIQPIGQELVSVILQCVGGVVSRNNLEPHAEILLALNKTYVEWMAPWLRVAFEKHSEQFPVSQAQKVAFMRIVLRERQSIGRMCDIINDFILQNLTSAQSWSIMPCQQ
- the Cdm gene encoding importin-13-like protein cdm isoform X2, with the translated sequence MDYTTVVEQAVRQFYAEGNNEVHSWLLRVQASPEAWTFVWELLDPSKSWEVQFFAATTLHAKISKQWDEVPKNEYPALQERLLNIMKQPNTPKFVLSKLCQALAGFVANASIVENEEKDKNIVDELMRMLPYDSLPMLELLLRTLSVLPYERRFKAKRSKVPRTLVNGWYRTTWLLQQVFSMCNPNSQGSDNALHLLAMECALSWLKVNEFPLDATGQIYPHLLIAAAYYAPSREGPDEENVRGWEVVQECLSIIVTHYELRNRPQTLWEWARSLITMARQYNGKYFCEILTAIGEANSREFLIALVKEGNETQKWTSENLIELLLQCSEQEGRYPTDETRSCIPFGFWFQLQDDTATLDEPYESCALQALKPIYVRLVQALLRKSVLPSSPSEAGDADEQELFRCYRQDVADTLDYCYRVLRQDLLVLLGQRLSQTVDGLEKWTDVESTLHAFGALANCTGIEESHYIPALMDLVLTQIPYDLYPGEILACACSTMGSYADWIGEHPDPWLERVLQIVTLGLTRGPVTAPLASMALKDLARECGQHLTPFAPSILNTIEQTLPNVAPGGAEGLRLMYAAGKLLNTLSTVEEQLAHLDATLGLCIIKIRELLKQPLFVARFAVTKQLNMVSMFFSTLKGFIGKVVLDGLLPIFNQIVGHPEWGQDNSTLEEMYLCAKKSLTSLLHPEVEARPLLPILAGSYKTWPHPAALNLFRQLVLLFGRDPDNVIGPIFAELSSVTLSGIRACRSVHGNLSDWAELMEAYLGLLTQICRKNTRMLLQIPDQIPEMLQCGIDCLTLPETKTVKAAGYFLTHAIKQSPHLQTFIQPIGQELVSVILQCVGGVVSRNNLEPHAEILLALNKTYVEWMAPWLRVAFEKHSEQFPVSQAQKVAFMRIVLRERQSIGRMCDIINDFILQNLTSAQSWSIMPCQQ